From the Solanum pennellii chromosome 4, SPENNV200 genome, one window contains:
- the LOC107016109 gene encoding MACPF domain-containing protein At4g24290-like: protein MENSSNKETAMRLREVAEGAVKAIGLGFDIVDDLRLKFCKDYQLISVDHDQVRDISIPGGILVQNVPKSINCDKGERMRFTSDILSFSQMSERFNQELSLSGKIPSGHFNAAFEYTTCWQKDAAYTKALAFDGVFITLYNIALEKAQVVLRDHVKQAIPSSWDPVALTRFIEKYGTHVIVGVKMGGKDVVYVKQQYSSTLQPADIQKRLKEVADERFSNANVQSSTTLLANREQQLPFMDSTSSTVHLHKEDITFLWGRRGGSRIRNIPHKRWCQTVPVEPDVISVSLIPISSLLSGIDGSGFLSHAINLYMRYKPPIEELYQFLEFQLPRQWGPVFGELPLGPERKQQSGATLKFSLMGPKLYVNTNLVDLDKPVTGLRLYLEGKRNNCLAIHLQHLSSLPKSLQLQNESYDYASSSSDQRYHEKVQWKSFSHVCTAPIESDDLSIVTGAQFEVRESGLRNVLFLRLQFSKVIGATVIKRAEWDGSPVITEKSGIISTISSHFSSAQKPPPRPSEVHINSALYPDGPPMSAQTRRLLKFVDTTEMMRGPQDQPGYWMVSGARLVVDKAKISLRVKFSLLAVVLPDEEESFQG, encoded by the exons ATGGAGAACAGTAGTAACAAAGAAACGGCGATGAGACTTAGAGAGGTGGCCGAAGGAGCAGTAAAGGCGATCGGGTTAGGGTTTGATATAGTGGATGATTTGAGGTTGAAGTTTTGTAAGGATTATCAGTTGATCTCTGTTGACCATGATCAGGTGCGAGACATTTCTATTCCTGGTGGAATTTTGGTTCAAAATGTTCCCAAATCTATCAATTGCGATAAAGGCGAACGCATGAGATTTACTTCTGATATTCTCTCTTTCTCCCAG ATGTCCGAGCGATTTAATCAGGAACTATCCCTTTCTGGTAAGATTCCATCGGGCCATTTCAATGCTGCTTTTGAATATACCACTTGTTGGCAAAAAGACGCTGCCTACACGAAAGCTCTTGCTTTTGATGGGGTCTTCATAACACTCTATAACATTGCATTAGAGAAGGCTCAAGTTGTACTGCGTGATCATGTTAAACAAGCAATTCCTTCATCTTGGGATCCAGTAGCATTGACAAG GTTTATTGAGAAATATGGTACCCATGTTATTGTTGGTGTAAAGATGGGTGGAAAGGATGTTGTATATGTCAAACAGCAATATTCTTCAACACTTCAGCCTGCTGATATACAGAAAAGGTTGAAAGAAGTGGCAGACGAAAGATTTAGCAATGCAAATGTACAATCCAGCACTACTTTG CTAGCTAATAGAGAACAACAGCTGCCCTTTATGGATTCAACTTCATCAACAGTTCATCTTCACAAAGAG GATATTACATTCCTCTGGGGGAGGAGAGGTGGAAGCCGTATCAGAAATATCCCACATAAAAGGTGGTGCCAAACTGTTCCAGTTGAACCAGACGTGATTTCAGTGTCATTAATTCCAATATCATCATTATTGAGCGGGATTGATGGCAGTGGTTTTTTGAGCCATGCGATTAACTTGTACATGCGTT ATAAACCACCAATTGAAGAGCTTTATCAGTTTTTGGAGTTCCAGCTTCCAAGGCAATGGGGACCTGTGTTCGGTGAACTTCCTCTTGGTCCAGAGAGGAAGCAGCAAAGTGGTGCAACTCTGAAGTTTAGTCTAATGGGACCCAAGTTATATGTTAATACAAATCTG GTGGATCTGGATAAACCAGTGACCGGTCTCCGATTGTATTTGGAAGGAAAAAGAAACAATTGCTTAGCAATCCATTTGCAGCACCTTTCATCCTTGCCAAAAAGCCTTCAGCTTCAAAATGAATCATATGACTATGCGAGTAGCTCCTCTGACCAAAGGTATCATGAGAAAGTCCAATGGAAAAGTTTTTCACATGTATGCACCGCACCCATAGAATCTGATGATCTCTCCATTGTCACGGGGGCCCAATTTGAAGTTAGAGAATCTGGTCTGAGAAATGTTCTTTTTTTACGCCTTCAGTTTTCTAAAGTCATTGGTGCCACAGTCATAAAGAGAGCTGAGTGGGATGGTTCTCCTGTTATCACTGAAAAATCTGGAATCATCTCAACTATAAGTTCTCATTTTTCCTCGGCTCAAAAGCCACCTCCACGACCATCTGAAGTTCACATAAATTCTGCACTTTATCCTGATGGACCTCCAATGTCAGCACAAACCCGAAGACTCTTGAAGTTTGTGGATACGACAGAGATGATGAGAGGACCCCAGGATCAACCTGGGTATTGGATGGTGTCCGGGGCTAGGCTTGTAGTGGACAAGGCTAAGATTTCTCTTCGTGTTAAGTTCTCTTTACTAGCTGTTGTCTTGCCAGATGAAGAGGAGTCATTCCAAGGCTAA